GTGGGCGGTTCAAGCTGCACGCCGTCGTCGCACGGCGTGTCGGGGGActgcggcgcgggcgcggggggcgGCGACCCCGGCGTGGCGGGCACGGGCGGCGGGGTCTTGTTGATGGCTGGATTGTAGATCTTTGGGTCGCTGACCATGCGCACAAAGAACGAGCGCTTGTGGGCGAGTGCGGCGCGGTGCCGTCGAGCGCGCTCTTCGTTGAGATCCTACAAGAAAAGCGAATGTAACATAATTTGTCACTGACAATACAAGTGATAAGGCGAATGTACGCTTTCACGAACGCTTAAGACTTGGATGCACCTACGTTTctttttatagggttccgtacccaaagggtaaaaacgggaccctattactaagaccactgtctggctgtctttcaccaggctgtatctcataacccgtgatagctagacagctgaaattttcacagatgatgtatttctgttgccgctataacaacaaatactaaaaagtactgaaccctcagtgggcgaatctgactcgcacttgtccggtttttttaccctttgaacgCTACGCCCAGGTGAGGGTTTTCAGGAAAAAGGTACCAtctactttttttcgaaaagccatcaacttttgggttatttagactccagaatcacgagtactattgaatgagacaaagaaaaaaggtctccccagtttttcatacaaattttgggtgtcagttttgtaacggtccatacaaaatgtatgtgaaaatgcgttacttactgacatttatttttctttttaactcgatagtcctcgtgaatCTGAGtataaataacccaaaaattgAATGATTTTTGACCCCGTCAGCTTGCGCattgataatatttgtttgggtgcgtatgtgtaggcatatttaatgcttgttgtagtgtgcgtgaccgcggcctgactacgcggatgtcggtCGGATCCtatacatccgatatcggatcggacaatgtgaaaacgctctaaaaatACTCGGAGAGCGTACAATGCACTACAAATATAAGAACGTTTTCAGGATACTAAAGGGACTGCCACCGTGGCAGTGCCACGTCACTGTAGTCATCCGGTAGGTTCGCGGAGGCGCACACAGATGACTTTTTCACAATCATACGCATCAGATCGGCGTCACAAATGCGGAGGCTGAGTGGCAGTGGCAAAGGTATCCTGAAAACGTTGGCAGGTAAGATAGTTGCACCATTTTTCAAGCACTGGAATTGTCTACATATGGCAGCGAGAGATTTTGAAAAATAGTGCATCTAAATTCCTATAGATCTTTATGTTTATTGTgccttattttgttttgttattatgtTTTCATGTCAAATTATAGTTGTATGTCAATGTCACTAACattaactaattaattttaagtttgtttgtactttttaccaacactatatggatccacggattcgaaataaataataaattgaattgaattgaaaaatcATGTTTAGGCCGAAGCTTCGGTTTCggagacaaaaaaaatcttagtaGTTAGGTACCACGGACCACCAAACTGTTGTTTGTGTACCGTGCATTTACCATATAAGTACCTAGTTGTCATTAAGCACATTTAAGCATAGGTTTTGATTCTTGTTGCGATTCTTGGTAATCAAggacgctttaaaaaaatattttcattaaaagtgAAACCAAAATATGTCTATGCCTTATAAACGTCTCGTTAAGTTTGTTACCCTTTCTTTATCCGGTCCTTCGAGAAGTTCTGTAGCGAAGTCCGTTATTATATCCCACGCAGTttctgaaaattaaaaaaaaaacatgcaggcAGCCGTGAACCATATTATGTACATTGGGCCTTGCTAGAATGGCAGTACCTAGACTACCTAGTCGTGCATTCGTggttgggtcaaaattattttcgttgttttgttttttgtccccaaaaaacgTGACGGAGTGgagtatggggtgaaatttagttcttaatttttctcaagagaattataatttataatctacagctagaaagacaagcactcaactttttttatttattcgatcAAAGCAGCGATGAtcaaagacaaaaatagaagcgtgacagagtggtcagaaacaagacaccgaaaagaattttgacccggTTGTCGCACAACCTGTCATTAACGACTTCAATATAGGTAcctcatgtacagtcgccatctgatatatcggagcggccaaggtgctcataaatatctgaacacgcactctcaaaagaggcgtgttcagatatttatgagcaccttggccgctctgatatatctgatggcgactgtacctatgcgaTCAACTTAATAAGAGTTTTTAGAAACAGAGGAACTGGAACATCAAAACATCGTTATCGGTTTTTTACGCTCGAATATACCTACCAAGAGCGATAGTGTTGTATaatccatttatttttcttttagatTAACTGGTAGAGAACGCCTCATAACATTACACCTTTAGTACTGTAGGCTTTTCTTTCTCccgtaaaatttaaataaataaataatttaattaccgaTGTCTTCGCGCGTAGCGTGTTGCGCCACAACACAGAAACGGATGACGAAGCGATCGCGCACATTCGCAGGCACCATGTGGATTTTCCCGGACGCGTTCATCGTGGTGAGGAGTTTCTTGTTGATCTCGTCTTGCTCAGTTGGAGTCTCGCCGCCGCTCACTAGTCGGAAGCATACGAGACCcagctataaataaaataaaaagttcagTGAGAATTCGAGGGCGGCGACTATAATATtcatacatttttcattttccgTAACTGTAacatttacctacctacctaaaaaggTTCCCACATCGAATGTCGATTACAGGGTGATTCGATTATATTATATGACGTGCGTTTTTGGTTCGTGTAGTTTTTCGGTCGACAGTATTAGAAGAAACTGAAGAAACGATCTCGAGAACAGCACAACAATTAGGTACATAGAAACGTCTCAGTTTCCaaatagaaaatgtttttaaaatgagtaggagaaataaacataattatacaaatagCTTATACAGaatgaccttagccattggacaaaccctgaaatacCACTTATGGCTACTTCTCAGGAATGTtgtaacgttaatatttttttaataagaacaaaagaaaaaaaaaatattattaaataatcgacaacaaaaagaaacatactgtatctaggtattaatcattggcagtgcttttgacaatttgtacgaaaatgtgcggcaatgatgacatttgttaaaagtcagaatcttattagtgtcattaataaaaaagataatcaataatttttaagaaaaaaaaaccgacttcaatgggggatgccgctgaaagtttacttattgttgatggtgcactcttagattccagacaatgaaatgaaaaagacagcatattttgcctaattatcctaatccatcttttgcctaattgcctaattattataatattacctaataatgtagaaaaggaggtaaaaccacccacttttctagtagcatttcgtttttgtaagggtcgcagttctaacctaacctaacctacttttctgatagcatttcgtttctgtaagggtcacagttctaacctaacctaacccacttttctagtagcatttccgggtccggatccgagttggggtccatgtccagacccgggtccgggtccgagtccgggtctaagtttgggtctgggtccataaggcagagaacaaatcgccaaacgtgaactttgtgtcattgaagagttccattctgatcatcatcagcagttccacttcatcaaatgtcacttttttaaatgtaaatgctggatttgttgatgaaaatacaaaaatcacaatatgtatgcctttcacatttgaggagttccctcggtccctcatgggtctcatcatcagaactcgagcttgacaaaaatatgtcttaaaaacttaagttgcttaacaaacataaagaagaggacaaatcgccaaacgtaaactatgcgtcattaaagagttccattctgatcatcatcagcagttccacttcatcaaatgtactttttaaaatggaaatgctggatttgttgataaaaatacaaaaatcactatatgtatgcctttcacatttgaggagttccctcgattcctcatggatcccatcatcagaactcgagcttgacaaaaatgtttcttgaaaacctaacttgcttaacaaacataacgaagaggacaaatcgccaaacgtgaactatgcgtctttaaagagttccgttctgatcatcatcagcagttccacttcatcaaatgtcacttttttaaatgtaagtgcttaatttgttgCTAAagatactaaaatcactatatataagcctttaacatttgaggagttccctcgattcctcatggatcccatcatcagaactgcgtttaggaaaaaacgggaccaatctgtatgtatatacttacaatcgaaaaaataattttcaaaatcggcccagaaatgacggagttatggagtaacaaacataaaaaaacaaacatacaaccgaattgataacctcctccttttgaaattttgaagtcggttaaaaaggtcGATGAAGGTTTCAGACTATTTATGACCTCAGGAGCCaataacacatacaggctgctccaaagtaaaatatcgtaatttgttaatttcttcgtaaccgctacaccggttgttatgaaatggttttaaatacctacctaatgcatatgtacattacgGCTTTGTCCAAAGGCTAGAGACACCCTGTATAACTAAGAGAAAATATTATAAAGTGTCTCTGAAAAAGACACGCTCTttctattttacaagcttttatttaacttgcaatgtgtatgtaacatgttttaagggtcaaatcttgcaagttaaattttacccacttcccggtttccgatgaagctgaaattttgaaaattttacctCTATAGTACGGAAGTGAGAAagagaaataagtttttggtaaatatttaatttttgttacaagcttttatcgctgactgtacttttctttccacaggcaacgaatactcatcgagacaattctaaaagccccaaacacaattagtttgcgttgtttcatcacagagttcctatggccacttcctgtcttcatcatcagatcagctcgatggtaccaaaatattgcattgtcacccgacttacatatgtccAATGCAagttttcagcttcattggaagttggaagtggatcaaatttaacttgcaagaatTAATTGATCCGTAGGtgacaacatacatacataggtaataaaaatcttgtaaaaaccggccaagtgcgagtcggattcgcgcacgaagggttccgtaccattacgcaaaaaacggcaaaaaattacgtttgttgtatgggggccccacttaaatatttattttatctgtttttagtatttgttgttatagcggcaacagaaatacatcatctgtgaaaatttcaactgtctagctatcacggttcatgagatacagcctggtgactgacggacggacagcggagtcttactaataaggtcccgtttttaccctttgggtacggaaccctaaaaagcttgtaaaatatctCCCAGGTAAAACAATGACGATGATACGAGTAATTTACCGTGACTTTGTTGCAGACCTCGAACCGGTCGTCCTTTCTAACGAGTTGCTCGAAGTACTTGGCTAACTCGCAGTGGCGGCGCACGTAGCGCTGCAGGCCGCTGATGCCGTAACTGCGCAGCATGAACCACAGTTTGAGCGAGCGGAAGCGCCGGCTCAGCGGGATGCCCCAGTGGCGGTAGTCGATGGCGGTGTGGTCATAGCAGTGCTGGAGGTACAGTGGGTCCACTACTAACGCTGATGTTAGCAGGTACCTGATCAGTTAAAAACGAAATGTTAAATCAAGCCGTGCTGACAGTAAGGCGTGAGGCACGTCTAATGGTTGGCACCCTGGCAAAGGTGGTGGCTAAAGGTTTTCGTATTGTACACGGTAGCATACTCATGTTGTACTCGTAACTCGTAGCGCCTCAGGTCTTAAATTAAATGAAGTTGAGGATCCTGGGGTTTATTTATTGTGAGTATTGTAACATAGACGCGCCATTATGATACTACCGTGTTAGAATTTTGGTATAGAGGATCTTTGGCTATTTCTTAACTACCTACAGCAAGAAATTGTCTAAGTTGATAAGATTAACTTGAAAATTTGGTTTTGAAGGAGCCCACGCGATCATTATTGTGCCGGAAAAAAAGGACGTTCGCGTAGGCCGTATACATAAACATATCTACCTGTTGGTAACCCACAGCAGCGAACAGTCGAAGTTGGTAAGCATAAGCTTGTTAGTGTTGGTGTTGAAGCTATCTGCGTGCTCGACCCCGGCCAGGTGGTGCTTGTGCTCCTGACAGAGGAACGCAGAGCCAGCGTAGGCCGCGTCGACATGCAGCCACACGCAGGGGTACTTGCGCACGATGGGGCCGATTCCGGGCAGGTCATCGTACGAGCAGCACGAGGTGGTGCCCAGCGTCAAGGATACGAAGAACGGCACGCGGCCGGCCTCTTCGTCTTCTTCCATCGCCTTTCAACACAGTTCATGATTGTCTTATTGTAGTTTTTAGGTATatgatttacaataaatatatttaagtccTTCATCTACCATATTACTACGCCGTAGCTTCTTATCAGCGTTAAAATATTCTTGGCGGGTTGACTAGCAGCAGAGCAGTATAACtaccaataataataactatacaGCGAGTAGCGagagcgacccgccccggcttcgcacgggttacacaaaaccttaacaaattatacacctaaaccttccacAAGAATttctctattgataggtgaaaaagGGAGCAGCTTCTTAACATCCGCCAAGTCATCGAGAAAAGCAGAGAATTTAACTGCCCAGTTGTCTTGTGTTTCATAGACTACACTAAAGCTTTTGACTGCGTGCAGTGGGACAAGTTGTGGACTGTGTTGCGCGAGATGGGAACTCCGGAACATTTAATTGGTTTGATTCAGCACCTATATGTTGAGAACCGCTCTTTTGTCAGAATCGGCACCGACTGTTCCAGTGTGTTCAAAACAAAGATGGGAGTGCGGCAGGGCTGCATCCTATCCCCGGCCCTTTTCAACATATATGGTGAATATATCATCCGGAAGGTACTGGAAAATTGGGACAAGGGGTTTCCCATAGGAGGAAAGCGGATATCAAACCTGAGGTATGCCGATGATACGGTCCTTTTGGCGACGTCTGTGGAAGATATGCAGGAGCTGTTTCAGAGACTTGAGACGGAGAGCGACCGAATGGGTCTCACAGTAAACAGGAGCAAGACGAAGCTAATGGTAGTAGACCGTGCCAAAAAACTGCCCAGAATAGTTAACATCGTCCCAGGGGTTGATATCGTGGACCACTATGTCTATTTGGGCGCACTTATCTACGATGATGGCGACTGCGTACCGGAGATAAAAAGGCGTATTGGTATGGCTAAGGAAGCTATGACCCGGCTGAATGTCATCTGGAAGAAGAGAGGTATAACCAGTGCCACCAAGACCCGGCTAGTACGCGCTCTAGTATTCCCCATATTTCTGTATGGCGTGGAAACATGGACAATACGAGCCCGAGAAAGGCAAAGGATCGATGCattcgagatgtggtgctggaggcgtatGTTAAGGATACCCTGGACCGCCATGCGCACCAATGTATCGATCCTTTCACAGCTTCGTGTCCAAACTCGCCTATCCACAGTCTGTCAACAGCGCATATTGTCCTACTTCGGCCACATAATGAGGAGGGGAGATGAAAGCCTTGAAAAGCTGATCATCGTTGGAaacacggagggcaaacgaggccggggacggtctccaactagatggagcgatcaagtaaaaggggccccatcctcaaccagcttttgctcggtcgtcagagacgcgatggacaggcaccgatggaggcagattaaaagaaccaggtgtggagcatccacatccactgatgaccacgatcctcagtcatgagggagcgaccacagagagagagaggtgaaaaccgcatcaaaatccgttcagtagtttttaagtttatcgcgaacatacatacatacacacaaacacaaacagacagacgcggcgggggactttgttttataaggtgttaaAGTAGTGATTATGCCATACAACATTTAACTCATTGGCTCGTGTGTGGGAAAAGTTTCTTAGATTAGAAGGTTAATGCAACTATAAAATACTATCCTCATATTGTCAACTTTATAGGGGGTAGGGGGTAGGTTTACCTACTTCATGTATTGAAGTATTTCCGCCAAAAGAACTGAGCGCTTTTATTTCCAAACCACAATTCATTGTCCTATTCCTTCCAAGCATTAAGCAATGAAGTGGCCCACGAGAGCTGTATCGTGAAATTTCAATATTTGCGGTATTAAAAGTGGCACACAATGCGGCTCCATTACCGCCTGGCGCTCCACGTATTTCCGGAATCCAGGCCGAGTCATTAAATGCGCGGCGCCGCCGGTGGTGCCCTCAAATTAACGCCCGATTATCTGGCCTGCCTCCGCGTGCACCGCACATCTCCCCCAATTAAATTTCCAAACAAAAACTAAGCGTATTTGCATGCATAATTGGGGGTCAAGGCTTTTTACGTAATAATTAATGTACCTGTATTTAAGCGAAACAACTTTTGGGATTTCAATGGACGAAAATGCGATAGATAACTAGTCCGTTTTCGGAGTAGTTTTTCAATAATCGAAGCATATAATTTTACTGACGCATAGCATATCGCATTACGATCAGTTACGATCGAGTCTATCCGAAATTTTAGTTAGTACCATCTGTCCCATGTTATGCATGTCTGCACACAAACTTTCTTTGTCTCACGTTTTCACCTACTACACTGTTGtatcaaattttaatacaaGCTGTAAAAGTAGGTATTATCTTTACAAATTACTTTCGCCCATTTGGTTTCAACCAAACCTAATTTTCATCATTAAgctcgggtcagcattatgctgaggcgagaccatttcgtggtaaacttcaactacctattttataagttcctatagctttagttatacttttgtatgtaattttagttttaagtttatcacgaataaaacatttgatttgatttgatttttgatCAGAActtaattttgaaaaacataCTGAGCGTTGCAAACGTGCTGCATTCAAGCTACAGCTTCTAGCGGTTCTCTCGGGAAATTAGGCAGTCGGCATGTCGTcgtgatgtatttctattacagtttcaaaaacttaaaaattatacgCTCTTGTTTTCGATAggtaaaaatagaaaatatttttctttcttaAATATGTCCAGAGGGCGAATAACTATCATTCGTACAACATGATGATGTTTAAtgctatatgtatatgtactgtAACTGCACATCATTAACAGCGGGACTAGATAAATGATAATGCCGCGATTTTCGAAGTAGATAAGTAAATCTATTAAAGAGGTAATATTACCTTTAAGCGTTTATCTGGTTTGGTATAAAAAGGTGGATTTTTTacaatacttacttacatatgtCTATAATTCTATTGTCTGTATCGCACTGCTAACGAGACTAATATATTCCTTTAGGacacataaacaaattaaaaaatgtacccTAAAATTACCTATACATTCTTAACTAGGTTAATTCAATGCCATCTAGTATATACCCCATCCTAAACACAGCAACACCACGTTTTACTGATATTTTCACCTTTTTCTTTGGCTTTAGCGCTCTTTTACGACTCGCTAGTCTGTTCCTCCAGTCCAGTTTTACTCCAGTCGACGCGAAATTAAATCCAAAATTAACCCTAACCATTGACTTTAAATGAGGCACTCACCTGCTTGAGTGTGTCGCCCCTCAGCGAGCCGTGCTCATCGGGCTGTAAAATGCGTAGTTTGACGAAGCAGATCATGGCGGCCTTCTCGACGCAGGAGTGGGCTTCCTTGGAGCAGTAGGCGATGAGCTTGGAGAGCAGGAGGCCTTCGTCTACGTTTGGGAACTGGTGTTTGAGGCGCTTGATGCCGTTGGCGCGGGCCGCAAGCATGGATACCAGCACGCATTCGCTCGCTGAACCCTGCGTCATAACAGACACGAGTAAATCTACAAACAAATTAATCTCCACTTAACGGCGCGTATGTCAGCATTGTTGTCTATGGCGCTATGAATTAATATGTttgcattttatttaactttttgcAGATAAGAACTTTACCTAATGCAGTTGATAACCACGAATCGTAAAATTGGACTTGCCTAACCACTATTACAGCTATTACAGGCATAAAATTACAATGAGAGTTAAATAAGGGCGTTTGAGACATGGACACATATAAATACAGCCGCATCTATTTGAAAAGGTTACAAGTAGTTGGCGCTATACTACTTATAATAGAAACTGTTCAAAGTTCGAAATTATTCAAGATCAACAACAAACTATTCAAGATCTACAAATTGCGTCACGCCATCAGAAATGTTGTAACGTAATATACCTATACGAcagataattatattttttgtaaaatatgtaagtaggtaatttgtATGTAGGATAAGAGCTGTAGgatagttaaaatttaaatatatttatctatttttgtAGATCttaaaaaagtacctacctacataacaaAACTGCCTTATTTGCCCACTAATAAGGCAGTctcgttatatttgttattaaatatgtgTCGAAATATATATAGAGCACCcggttaatgagcaaaaacagcATTAACATTAAGCGTCAACCTCTTTCGAAATTGAAATTCCTCACCTCAATAACGCCACCGCCTTTACTCCCTTGTTCGAGTGCGAGGAACGCCGGCGGCAGCCCGATCGCTTTACCTGTAATTGTCCGTTTATAAGGTTTCTTATTCACACCTGCTGCACTCCTAATACTACGACATAGCCCTAATAAGGCGAAGGTGGCGGTGAACCAATATTGacttaagaaaaatatattatttgttcagtttttcattcatacatattttcttaATTTAGC
This genomic stretch from Cydia strobilella chromosome 6, ilCydStro3.1, whole genome shotgun sequence harbors:
- the LOC134742144 gene encoding tyrosine decarboxylase; this translates as MDTEEFRVRGKEMVDYICTYMTTLRKRRVTPSVEPGYLRAALPAEAPQHPEDWDTVMDDVEKKIMPGVTHWQHPRFHAYFPSGNAYPSILGDMLSAGIGCIGFSWAASPACTELEIIMLDWMGKAIGLPPAFLALEQGSKGGGVIEGSASECVLVSMLAARANGIKRLKHQFPNVDEGLLLSKLIAYCSKEAHSCVEKAAMICFVKLRILQPDEHGSLRGDTLKQAMEEDEEAGRVPFFVSLTLGTTSCCSYDDLPGIGPIVRKYPCVWLHVDAAYAGSAFLCQEHKHHLAGVEHADSFNTNTNKLMLTNFDCSLLWVTNRYLLTSALVVDPLYLQHCYDHTAIDYRHWGIPLSRRFRSLKLWFMLRSYGISGLQRYVRRHCELAKYFEQLVRKDDRFEVCNKVTLGLVCFRLVSGGETPTEQDEINKKLLTTMNASGKIHMVPANVRDRFVIRFCVVAQHATREDIETAWDIITDFATELLEGPDKERDLNEERARRHRAALAHKRSFFVRMVSDPKIYNPAINKTPPPVPATPGSPPPAPAPQSPDTPCDDGVQLEPPTPKQASWISWPLAFFFQSVDHDANDLPLRFRHLDTMVRLKSPGAAAGRRGSSPGASPERRAPEH